GATGGGTCGCCGTCGGCCAAGACTTCCCCCTCTGGAAAGGATTTCAGGACTCCAGACTACCCTTGCCTTGCCTCAGGATTTCAAGCGTATCGCCTATCAGTGAAACCACCGTGGACGGCTCGTTCAACGTCACGCCACCGTCAAGAATCAGGTCCAGTCCATGCCCCAGCGCCGTCTTGATATCCCGTGCGTCCGAGAGGACCGTACCGTCGGTATGGGTCGCGGAGGTGGTGATGAGCGGGCGGCCGAGCGCTTTCGCCAGCTCCCTCGGCAGGGCGGCGTCCGGCACGCGCAGGCCCACCTGCTTCTGCTTCGTCATCATCACCTCCGGCACCAGGCGCGTGGCCTCCAGGATGAAGGTGAAGGCGCCGGGAGTGAGCCCCTTCATGGCGCGGTAGGCGAAGTTGCTCACGTGCGCGTAACGCGCCACGTCCGACAGGTCCGGGCACAGCAGTGACAGGGGCTTCTTCTTGTCGCGGCCCTTGAGCTGGTACAGCCGCTCAATCGCTTTCTTGGAATTCAAATCACAGCCGAGCCCGTAGTACGTGTCCGTCGGGTAGGCGATGACGCCGCCCTTCTCCAGCACCTCCACCGCCCGTGCGACCTGGCGGGGCGAGGGATGATCCACGTCCACCTCGAGGATAGGAGCGGCGGCGGCGGGCATGACGGGGAGCTCCTGGGGAGAGGCCACCCCGTGAGGGGTGTTGCCCCCACTATGCGCCGCCGCCCGCCTCTTCCGCACGGATTTCGCCACTGCCCAGCAGGGCGCGGCGCGTGAGCACCGGGCCCACCAGTTCGTGCGCGGTGATCATCGCGACGATGAGCACCTCCACCTGCGGACCGAAGGACGGGAACGTGCGCGACACCAGCGCCGCCAGGCCGAACGTCACGCCCGCCTGCGAGATGAGGCCCATCCACAGGTAGCGCTTGAGGCGCGGATCCTCCGCGGGCGCGAACCTGCGGCACGCGCCCCAGATGGCCAGGCCGCGCAGCGCCACGAGCAGCAGCGCGGCCGGCCCCACCGTCACCAGCGCGTCCAGCTTCAGCCCCGCCCCCGCCGCGGCGAAGAAGAGCGCGAACACGGGCAGGCCCGCCTGGTTGATGGCCTGGTGGATGCGGCGGCCCTCGCGCTCGTCCAGGTTGGCGATGAGCGCCCCGGCCGCCAGCGACACCAGGAGCGGCGACAGGTGCAGCCGCGCCCCGCCCTCGGCCGCCGCGAAGGACAGGCCCACGAGGAACAGCGGCAGCTCGCGGTTGACGCCCCGCATGTACAGGAGCATCGCCAGCGCCAGCAGGCAGCCCACCGCCACGGAGCCGAACAGCTCCCACCCCACCCCGCCCACCAGCGCGGGCACGTCCAGCCCGTTGCCGAACGTCGCGCGGGTGATGCCCGCCGCCAGGCCGAAGGCCACCATCACGAACAGGTCCCCGATGATGACCAGCGCCATCAGGAACTCCGTGAACGGACCGCGCGCGGACGTCTCCTGCACGATGGCGATGGTCACCGTCGGGGAGAACGACACCACCACCGTGGACAACAGCGCGCTCACCGCCAGCGCCTGCGGCACCGTCATGGGGGTGAGGAACGGCAGCACGGGCTTGAGCGCGAACGTGGCCGCGAAGCACACCGCGAACGTCACCCCGCACACCGCCGCGCAGAGCAGCGCCACGCGCGCGCCCACCCGGCGGATGAGCCCCAGGTGCAGCTCCGTCCCCGCCACGAGCGCGATGAGGCTCACCGCCAGCCCCTTCACCAGCTCCAGCCCCTTCACGCCCGCGTTGGGGATGAAGCCCAGCGCGTAGGGCCCCACCGCCACGCCCACCAGCAGGTAGCCGGTGAGGCGCGGGAGGCCCAGGCCCTTGGCCACCTTGCCCGCGAACAGGCCGCACAACAGCAGCGCGCCCGCCGCCAGCAGCACCGGGGTGCCCGCGTCCGCGCGCACCACCTGGGCCTGGGTGATGGCCGCGAGCAGCGCCATGAGCAGCAGCAACCGGAAGACGGACCCCTTCACGCGGCCACCCCGGCGTCACCCGCGGAGGGCGTGTCCGTCGTGGACGTGGGTGGTGGCTCCGCGGCCAGCACATGCCGGAAGGCCCCGTGCGCGAGCATCTCGTTGACGACCGCGCCCACCGCCACCACGTCCAGCACCCGCTGCGACAGCGAGCCCGGCACCAGCAGCACGTACTCCGCCACCAGGCACAGCGCCAGGCCGCCCTGGGAGATGAGCGCGTAGCCAAAGCGCGGCGGCAGGTCCAACACGCCCTGCGTGAGCCGCTGCGCGAACGTGCCGCCCAGCACCTTGCCCAGGAAGCGCAGCCCCACGAACGCGGGCAGCAGCGCCCACGCGGACAGGTCGCGCGCGTGGATCTGACTGCCCACCAGGAACACCAGCACCAGGTACGTGGGCCGCTCCACGCGCCCCAGCGCCCGCGCCACCCGCTCCGCCGTGCGCCCGCCCATGAGCGCCAAGGTCGCGCCGCACGCCACGCCAGCCAGCAGCGACGACAGCCGCAGGTACGCCGCCGCGCCGCCCACCAGCGCCACCATGCCCAGCGTCACCGTGGTCTGCTCCGCCGGGTCCTTCAGCGCGTGCGTGAGGAACGCGAGCAGCGCGCCGCAGAGCACGCCCAGGAGCAGCGCCAGCCCCAGCAGGCCCAGCCCTTCCGCCACGTTGCCGGTGGCGCCCAGCACCAGCCCCAGCGCGAGCACGCCCAGGCCCACCGCGTCGTCCATCATCGTGAGCAGCGCGACACCCAGGCCGCGCGCGCGCTCCAGCCGCCCGTTGCGGTAGCCCAGCACCGCGAAGTGGCCGGAGGACAGGCTCGCCGCCGCGCCCAGGAGCGCCGCCGCGCCCACCGCCACCAGGGGCCTGAGGCCCATGGACAACAGCAGCGGGACGGACAGCGGGAGGGCGACGAAGAGGAAAGCGGTGCCCGCGTGCGCGACCGCCGCCGCGTAGACGGGCCGGGGGAGCAGCCGCAACAGGCGCGGCTCCAGGTTGAGCCCCAGGAGCACGCCGCCCGTCCCCAGCCCCAGCGCCACCAGCGGGCGGAGCGATTCCAGGTTGCGCGTCGTGAGCACGCCCAGCACGGACGGGCCGAGCAGGGCTCCGAAGATGAGGAACAACAGCCCGCTGGCCGCCAGCTGCGCCAGCGCCGGGAAGCGGCCCGGAGCCAGGAGCGACCGGCTGGACGCGAGCAGCGACAACGCCGCGACGATGAGGAAGACGAGCAGCGCTTGCACGCGGACGTGCTTACACCCGTGCGCCCCCGCGCGTCATCAACGCCGGTGCGTGGGCGCCGCCATCACCGGCAGGGCCACCAGGCGGCCCATGGGCGGGTCGTCCGCATCCATCTCCAGTTGCACGCGCTGGAGCATGCGATCCATCTCCTCCTGCGGCAGGGCAGGCAGCACGCTCACGAGCACGACGCGGTCTTCATCCGCGCCCAGGGCGAGACTGCGCAGACCGGCGAACACCGGCACCTCCGCGGACAGGGCCGCGGCGGCGCTGCGCGCCCGGATGACCAGCGGTTCCGGGATGCCAAACTCCCGGAGCCGGCGGATCGCCCGCTCGGTCGTCTCCACCTGCTCGAGGAACGTGATGACCAGGTACACGCGGCCGTCATACCGGAAGACCGCGCATCCTGTCCCCCGTTACTCGTTGCCACCCGGCTGAGCGGGCTCTTCCGGCGTGGCGGCGGGCGCTGAAGTGCCCTCGGACGCGGGAGCGGTCCCCCCGGCCTGGGCATCCATGGCGGCGCGAGCGGCGCGCTTGCCCTCTTCAATCAGCTTCTTGACCTTCTGCCCGCCCTTGCGGCCGATCTCCTCGTAGAAGTTCGGACCGCGGGTGGCCTTGACGCGGTCGCCACCCTTCTTGCCGATCTCCTCGTAGAACTTGGCGCCGCGCTCGGCCTTCACGGTCTCGCCGCCCTTGCGGCCGATCTCCTCGTAGAAGGAGCGACCGCGCTCGGCCTTCACCGTGGCGCCGCCCTTGCGGCCGATGGTCTCGTAGAACTCGCGACCGCGCTCGTTGCGGACCGTCTCGCCGCCCTTACGCCCCGCCTCGGCCACCGTCATGCTGCCCTTGTTGTCCTTGTCCGACATGTCCGTGTCTCCTCTCATGACTGCCCAACCCCGTCCGCGCCTTGGTGTCCCTTGCCTGAAACCTTGGGACGGAAGCGCCCCGATGCAAGCAAGCTCCGTACACCGCCAGCCGTTCTCCCCTGACATTGCATGCATAATCCCCAAGGATTTCGCGCGCTTGTCAGGGCCGCTGGGCATCCGGACGGGACGGGTGATTGCCCGGCAGGACGCTCTCGTTGTTCACAACAATTCAGGTCACGTTGCCGATTCCCTGCTCGGTTCCCACCTTGTGCGCAACGCCTGACACAAGGGTTTCGCGGGCGATGGGGGAGGTTTGCTTGGCGAGCAGCAGCGGTCTGAAGACCTGGTTGCGGATCCTCGCGCCCATGGTCGTTTCCATTGGCGGTCTGGTGATGCTCCGGCTGTTGGGCCCGGACTTCATCGATCAGCGCACCATCCGGGAGCTGCTGCTCCCCTTGGGCGACTACGCCCCCCTTGCCTACGTGGCCTTCCTGGCCGTGCGGCCCCTGACGCTGTTGCCGGGTCAGGTGCTCACCGCGGTGGGAGGGATGATGTTCGGAACCCTCGCCGCGACCCTCTATTCACTAACGGGCAGCTTCCTGTCCGCCACCCTGCTCTACTTCGTTGCCCGCAAGCTGGGCACGCGGCCGATGCAGCGTCTGTGCGGCAGCAAGTACCCGGCGATCGCCAAGGCGGCGCGGCGGCACGACTTCCAGTTCACGTTCCTGGCGTGCCTCAACCCGCTGTGCCCCACGGACATCATGCTGATCGCCGGCGCGGCGTCTGGCGCGCGCTTCTGGCCGTCCGTGCTGGGCGTGGTGCTGGGCACCATCCCGGGAACCTTCCTGACCGCGCAGTTTGGCAGTGGCCTCGCGCAGGGCCGCACGGTGATGACCGCCGTGTCCGCGGTGGGCATGGTGGTGTCGCTGGTGCTGGGCGTCATCTTCGGCCGCCGGTTCTACAAGGAGGTCAACGAGGCGTCAGCGGAGGCCCCCGCGCCCGAGGCGGAGCCCACGCGCGGTCTGCCCGCCACGAAGGTCCCGCTCACCACGCCGTGACGGCGCGCAGCTCCTCCACCAGGTGCTGGAGGAGCGCGCGGACGCGGGGCACGGACTGGCGCCCTGGCAGGCACAAGGCATGGACCGGCGGCCCTTCCGCCGCGTACTCCGCCAGCACCTCCACCAGGGCGCCCTCGCGCAGCCGGGCGTCGCTCATGAAGTCCAGCACCTGGCACAGCCCCGCTCCGGCGGCGGCCAGGTCCAGCAGCGCCGGGCCGTGATCCACGTCGATGGCCGCGCGCGTGCGCACCACCGTGGCGGGGCCACCGGGTGACTCCCGGAAGTGCCACTCGCGGGTGAGGCCGCGCGGATCCACGAACTTCAGGCACGCGTGGCGCTCCAGGCGCGACGGATGCTCGGGCGTCCCGTGCCGGGCCAGGTAGGCCGGCGACGCGAGCGTCATCCAGCGCGTGGAGAACAGCCGCCGCGCCACCAGGCTGGAGTCCTCCAAACCGCCCAGCCGGATGGCCACGTCGACCTGATCCTCCACCAGCTTGCTCAGCCGGTCGCTCATGCGCACGTGCAGCGTGAGTTGTGGGTGCCGCGCCTGGAGTCGCGCCAGCCGGGGCAGGAGCACGGGGCCCAGGATGAACGGCAGCGACACCGTGAGCGGTCCCCTGGGCGCGCGGTGCGCCTGGGCCACCGTCTCGCGCGCGGCGCGGATCTGCGCCACGGCCTCGCGCGCCCGCTCCAGGAAGGCGGTGCCCTCGGACGTGAGGGCCACCTGACGGCTGGTGCGCTCCAGGAGCCTCGCGCCCAGCTCCTCCTCCAGCTTCCGCACCGCCTTGCTCACCGCCGCCACGGTGACGCCCAGCCGCTCCGCCGCCTTGCGGAAGCTCCGCTCCTCCGCCACGTGGAGGAAGGGCAACACGCCCGTGAACAGGTCCATGGCGCAGCATTGTCAACCCAGGGTTGACGATGGTTCAACCCGGACGTGCTGCCTGCCCATCCGGTTGACGATTAGGGTTCACCCCACACGAAAGGGAGTCCTCATGAAGATCGCGATCCTGGGCACGGGCATGGTGGGTGAGACGCTGGGCGGCAAGCTGGTGGCGCTGGGCCACGAGGTGCGCATGGGCTCGCGCACGCCGGACAACGCGAAGGCCGCCGCGTGGGTGAAGAAGGCCGGGGGCAAGGCGTCGCAGGGCACGTTCCGGGACGCCGCGCAGTTCGCGGAGCTGCTCTTCAACTGCACGCTGGGCAACGCGTCGCTGGAGGTCCTGAAGTCCGCGGGCGAGGACGCCCTGCGCGGCAAGGTGCTGGTGGATGTCTCCAACCCGCTCGACTTCACCCGGGGGATGCCGCCGGTGCTCTCCACGCCCCCGGATGACTCGCTGGGTGAACAGCTCCAGCGCGCCTTCCCGTCGCTCAAGGTGGTGAAGACGCTCAACACGATGAACTGCGAGGTGATGGTGGAGCCCTCGCGCGTGCCCGGGGACCACGACGTCTTCGTGTCCGGCAACGACGTGGACGCCAAGGCCCGCGTGAAGCAGCTCCTCACGGAGGGCTTCGGCTGGAAGCACGTCATCGACCTGGGGGACATCACCACGGCGCGCGGCACCGAGGCCTTCCTCCCCCTCTGGCTGCGCCTGTGGGGCACCCTGCGCACCGGTGACTTCAACATCCACGTCGTGAAGCGCTGAGAGTCCATGACGCGGGGGGACGCAACTTCCGGGGCCGGATGCGGATAACCTACCCAGACCCACTTCCCCCGGTGGTTGGAGGTTCTCGTGAGCACGATCGACCGCACCCGTTCCCTCGCCGTGCCGTCCACCGCCTCGAAGCCGGCCGCGGAGCCGCTGGCGAAGAAGCCGGCGCCGCACCCGCCCGCGTTCCAGAAGTCCTCCTTCGAGCAGGCCGCGCCCGCGCGGAAGAACACGCTGCTGGGCGGCCTCATCGACGCGGCGGTGGGCGGCATCAAGGACATCCCCCGCTTCGTGGAGATGGGCGCGAACGTCTTCAACGCCACCACGGTGCGCGAGATCACCAGCCTGTTCGGCGGCGCGAAGCCGGACCGCGCGCAGGACGGCATGTTCGTGGGCGCGGGCGGCAAGGTGCTCCCGGCGACGACGAAGCTGGGCGACGTGCCGGGCGTCACGCCGAAGAACAACGCGAACCCGGACAAGACGATCCTCTACGTCAACGGCATCATGACGCCGACGGCGGGCCAGTTGGGCGAGATGCAGGCGCTGGCGGACAGCTCCGGCGCGAAGGTGGTGGGCATCCACAACGCGACCGAGGGCCTGGTGAAGGACCTGGCCCAGTGCGTGACGGACAAGCTGGACAAGGGCAAGAACCCCGCCGTGGACACGCTGGCGGACACGCTCTACTCGGAGCTGAAGGCCGGCCGCGACGTGCACCTCGTGGGCTACAGCCAGGGCGGGCTCATCACGGCGCGCGCGCTGAACGACGTGGCGAAGCGGCTGCGCGTGGAAGACGGGCTGTCCCCCGCGCAGGTGGAGGCGAAGCTGAGCCACCTGCAGGTGGAGACCTTCGGCGCCGCGTCCACGAAGTACCCGGACGGCCCCCAGTACGTGCACTACGTCAACAACGCGGACCCGGTGCCCACGCTCACGGGCCTGGGCGGCGACGTGGATCCGCTGGCCTTCCTCAAGGACGCGGGCAAGGGCGCGGTGGTGCACCGCTTCACCGACGGCAACCTGAACCCCATCAGCAACCACATGCTGGACACGCTGTACCTGAAGCACCGCGTGGACTTCGACCAGGCCCGGCAGAACCACTTCTAGTTCCAGGGTTGCATGAGCCGGGGCGCGGCTAGGATGCCGCGCCCATGAAGCCCTTCCCTGTCGCAACCGCCCTCACCATCGCCGGCTCGGACAGCGGCGGTGGCGCCGGCATCCAGGCCGACCTCCGCACCTTCTCCTTCCACCGCGTCCACGGCACCAGCGCCGTGACGGCCATCACCGCGCAGAACACGCGCGGGGTGACGCGCGTGGACCTGCTGCCCCCGGAGTCCGTCACCGCGCAGGTGGACGCCGTCGCGTCGGACATGCGCGTGGACGCGGTCAAGGTGGGCATGCTCGCGCAGCGGGAGCTCATCGAGGCCGTGGCGGATCAGCTCGCCCGCGTGTCGCTGGGCCCCATCGTGGTGGATCCGGTGATGGTGTCCCGCGCGGGCTCGCAGCTCATCGACGACGAGGCGGTGGGTGCGCTGCGCTCGCGCATGCTGCCCCTCGCGGCCATCCTCACGCCCAACCGTCACGAGGCGAAGCTGCTGGCGGGCATGGACATCCAGACGCTGGAGGACATGCGCGAGGCGGCCCGGCGCATCCACGCCCTGGGCTCGCGCGTGGTGCTCGTGAAGGGCGGAGGCATGCCGGGCGCGCTGCGAGGCACGGACGTGTGGTTCGACGGGACGCGGATGGAGACGCTGTCCGTCGCGCCCGTGGACACGCCGAACACGCACGGCACCGGCTGCACGTTGTCCGCCGCCATCGCCGCGCGGCTCGCGCTGGGGACACCGCCGCTGGAAGCCGTGCGGCTGGCGAAGGAGTACGTCACCTCCGCCCTGCGCTACCCGCTCGCCGTGGGCCACGGCAACGGCCCGATCGGGCATTTCTTCCCGCTGATACATGACTGACAATGCAATTAATTGCATACAATTACAGACAAACACAACAAACGAAACATGTATTTATTTGATACATGTTTCATCTGGGTGGATGGCGACCCACTAAAATCATGAGCATGTAGGCATGGGGGTTCTGATCCCAGCACCTTCCTACCTGATCAGACCTTCATGTAGGTATGGCCGATCAGGAACCCAGGACTGCTCGACCGTTCAGTCAGGGTCCTCACGGAACTCTCTAAAAGTCTGTTCAGTGCCTGTTCAGGCGCAAGAACGGCCCGTCCAAAAACCACGGAAAGATTGTTCAGTGCTTCGTGGCGTCGGTTTCCAGGCCTTCGATGCCCGGCAGCCGTCGCGCGAGCAGCCCCAGCAGCTCCTGGGTGGACAGGCGCCCGGCGGCGTCCTTGCCCTCCAGGACGCCAGCCA
The sequence above is drawn from the Corallococcus macrosporus genome and encodes:
- a CDS encoding L-threonylcarbamoyladenylate synthase, with product MPAAAAPILEVDVDHPSPRQVARAVEVLEKGGVIAYPTDTYYGLGCDLNSKKAIERLYQLKGRDKKKPLSLLCPDLSDVARYAHVSNFAYRAMKGLTPGAFTFILEATRLVPEVMMTKQKQVGLRVPDAALPRELAKALGRPLITTSATHTDGTVLSDARDIKTALGHGLDLILDGGVTLNEPSTVVSLIGDTLEILRQGKGSLES
- a CDS encoding cation:proton antiporter; the encoded protein is MKGSVFRLLLLMALLAAITQAQVVRADAGTPVLLAAGALLLCGLFAGKVAKGLGLPRLTGYLLVGVAVGPYALGFIPNAGVKGLELVKGLAVSLIALVAGTELHLGLIRRVGARVALLCAAVCGVTFAVCFAATFALKPVLPFLTPMTVPQALAVSALLSTVVVSFSPTVTIAIVQETSARGPFTEFLMALVIIGDLFVMVAFGLAAGITRATFGNGLDVPALVGGVGWELFGSVAVGCLLALAMLLYMRGVNRELPLFLVGLSFAAAEGGARLHLSPLLVSLAAGALIANLDEREGRRIHQAINQAGLPVFALFFAAAGAGLKLDALVTVGPAALLLVALRGLAIWGACRRFAPAEDPRLKRYLWMGLISQAGVTFGLAALVSRTFPSFGPQVEVLIVAMITAHELVGPVLTRRALLGSGEIRAEEAGGGA
- a CDS encoding sodium:proton exchanger, whose product is MQALLVFLIVAALSLLASSRSLLAPGRFPALAQLAASGLLFLIFGALLGPSVLGVLTTRNLESLRPLVALGLGTGGVLLGLNLEPRLLRLLPRPVYAAAVAHAGTAFLFVALPLSVPLLLSMGLRPLVAVGAAALLGAAASLSSGHFAVLGYRNGRLERARGLGVALLTMMDDAVGLGVLALGLVLGATGNVAEGLGLLGLALLLGVLCGALLAFLTHALKDPAEQTTVTLGMVALVGGAAAYLRLSSLLAGVACGATLALMGGRTAERVARALGRVERPTYLVLVFLVGSQIHARDLSAWALLPAFVGLRFLGKVLGGTFAQRLTQGVLDLPPRFGYALISQGGLALCLVAEYVLLVPGSLSQRVLDVVAVGAVVNEMLAHGAFRHVLAAEPPPTSTTDTPSAGDAGVAA
- a CDS encoding general stress protein, whose protein sequence is MSDKDNKGSMTVAEAGRKGGETVRNERGREFYETIGRKGGATVKAERGRSFYEEIGRKGGETVKAERGAKFYEEIGKKGGDRVKATRGPNFYEEIGRKGGQKVKKLIEEGKRAARAAMDAQAGGTAPASEGTSAPAATPEEPAQPGGNE
- a CDS encoding TVP38/TMEM64 family protein; translated protein: MVVSIGGLVMLRLLGPDFIDQRTIRELLLPLGDYAPLAYVAFLAVRPLTLLPGQVLTAVGGMMFGTLAATLYSLTGSFLSATLLYFVARKLGTRPMQRLCGSKYPAIAKAARRHDFQFTFLACLNPLCPTDIMLIAGAASGARFWPSVLGVVLGTIPGTFLTAQFGSGLAQGRTVMTAVSAVGMVVSLVLGVIFGRRFYKEVNEASAEAPAPEAEPTRGLPATKVPLTTP
- a CDS encoding LysR family transcriptional regulator, producing the protein MDLFTGVLPFLHVAEERSFRKAAERLGVTVAAVSKAVRKLEEELGARLLERTSRQVALTSEGTAFLERAREAVAQIRAARETVAQAHRAPRGPLTVSLPFILGPVLLPRLARLQARHPQLTLHVRMSDRLSKLVEDQVDVAIRLGGLEDSSLVARRLFSTRWMTLASPAYLARHGTPEHPSRLERHACLKFVDPRGLTREWHFRESPGGPATVVRTRAAIDVDHGPALLDLAAAGAGLCQVLDFMSDARLREGALVEVLAEYAAEGPPVHALCLPGRQSVPRVRALLQHLVEELRAVTAW
- a CDS encoding NADPH-dependent F420 reductase, with product MKIAILGTGMVGETLGGKLVALGHEVRMGSRTPDNAKAAAWVKKAGGKASQGTFRDAAQFAELLFNCTLGNASLEVLKSAGEDALRGKVLVDVSNPLDFTRGMPPVLSTPPDDSLGEQLQRAFPSLKVVKTLNTMNCEVMVEPSRVPGDHDVFVSGNDVDAKARVKQLLTEGFGWKHVIDLGDITTARGTEAFLPLWLRLWGTLRTGDFNIHVVKR
- the thiD gene encoding bifunctional hydroxymethylpyrimidine kinase/phosphomethylpyrimidine kinase; this encodes MKPFPVATALTIAGSDSGGGAGIQADLRTFSFHRVHGTSAVTAITAQNTRGVTRVDLLPPESVTAQVDAVASDMRVDAVKVGMLAQRELIEAVADQLARVSLGPIVVDPVMVSRAGSQLIDDEAVGALRSRMLPLAAILTPNRHEAKLLAGMDIQTLEDMREAARRIHALGSRVVLVKGGGMPGALRGTDVWFDGTRMETLSVAPVDTPNTHGTGCTLSAAIAARLALGTPPLEAVRLAKEYVTSALRYPLAVGHGNGPIGHFFPLIHD